From a region of the Roseivirga sp. 4D4 genome:
- a CDS encoding PadR family transcriptional regulator, whose product MKRTQLGEFEEVVMLAVGILYEEAYGVSIKKEIEARLSRNVSVGALQSALKRLEEKGFLKSREGEGTAERAGRPKKYFSITAEGKKALELSRDTRNAMWNDIPDVSFDLKIAF is encoded by the coding sequence ATGAAAAGAACACAACTGGGCGAATTCGAGGAAGTGGTCATGTTGGCTGTGGGCATCTTATATGAAGAAGCCTATGGTGTATCAATCAAAAAGGAGATTGAAGCCAGGCTATCTAGAAATGTCAGCGTGGGTGCTTTGCAATCCGCATTGAAAAGACTAGAGGAAAAAGGCTTTTTGAAATCAAGAGAAGGCGAGGGGACCGCGGAGCGAGCTGGTCGTCCCAAGAAGTACTTTTCGATTACCGCTGAAGGCAAAAAGGCACTTGAACTGTCCAGAGATACCAGAAACGCCATGTGGAATGATATTCCGGATGTATCATTCGATTTAAAGATTGCTTTTTAA